CTTGGGTATAATTTGCAGTTTTTTCAGTTGATCGATGGACCACATACCTGGAAGAAATGGTCCACATAGTTTCAATGTTTTGTATAACGTTATGGTCAGTTAAGTCTTCGTTTATTTCGTTTTATGAGGGCTTTATTTTTAAGAATGATATCTTCAATCTGCGATCACCCATAACGTAAAGGTGGTATTCATCAAATTCCTCACACCGAATGCGCCTGCGTTCTAGTCTCTTCACGTATACGGTTATACACGATACGTCTTTTATCGTATCCTGATTCACGAATCGTCAATTCCAGTCAAGTGACCCAACACACGAGAAACATTTCACATCTATCTATGGTATTCAATCGTTAAAAATGACGAATCAGTCCAAATAATTTGTTGTTAATCACGAATCGTTAAAAAACCAATATATGAATCGTGtatgattttatgattttttaatgATCGATTGAGGAACTACTTTCCTGCATGGTAAAAATGCCAGATAAACGGACCATATAGTTTTAATGTAGTTTATAACGTTCAGTGAGCTTTTCGTTTGTTTAGTATTTGTGGacttaaattttgaaacctttCAATTTTCTCAATCTTCACGTTATGTCTGAGTTTCCGCTGCTTGATCAAGTTCAAGATGGACCAACAACCACTTCAAACTACCTTACACAAAACATCGTCAAAAAAGGATATTAAAAGAAATCATAAAAGATATTTGGGTAGTAGTAGTAGGTaacaataatttttatatgacGAACTTATGGTTTGATCAATCGTACTTTGCACTTGTGTCTAGTAATGAGGCTGCAGACCCAGTGTTTACATACTATGTCCGCCCCAAAACAGTTTTCCACTAGCGTACAGGTAATGGTGGGTTTATGCAGGCCTCTCCAAGAACCTAAGAAACCGACCAATCAACTTAGCAGATGGGCTATGGTATGTTCGGCATCTTTCAATTAAATCGGTCCTTCTTTAGTTTTTAGTTCTTAGGAAATGAAACCTTCATTAGTCCTTCACCGTTTTTTACCAAAAATCTTAGCTCGTTCATGAAACTGTTCGTGTATGGCTAGTTTtcacaacaacaacaaaatttcAAGCTCGGGTGTGCCAATCAACAGAATGTCCAAAACAATAAATTAGTTACTCAACACCATTTCATATTTCTCGAATAAGCATGGGAAATTTCTAACATTCGATTTCCCCTGAATATCACTGCTAAGGAAATCGAATCTATTTTCATCTTACCCTGCTTGCCTGCTTATTAGAGAACTATGAAAAAAACAATTACATACTTATGAAAGATATTCTCTAAATAGTctacacagaacactaatataagtcTACATAACATtccaaaaatatggaaataataGTCCAAAGTTCCAGAGTAAAAGAAACATTACAATTGCTACTCACTAATGTATACACATGCATGCATAACCAatctaatttaatttaattaCAAATTTTATAGGTGTTTTGGGGGGAATATGGAACATATATGATCTACAATACTGGAGATGTCTCCTCAAAAAGACTAATCAATGTCCAGATAACGATATCAAATTTTATCTTTATACCCAGTAAGTATTTTCAAACTTTCTTCCATCCCCCTTAGCTGGGATTCAAGCagtttgtaaataaataataaatggtTATAGCGACACTGGAAAAACGCGCATGAGAATAGATATAAGGAATCCATATTCCCTCAAACTAAGTGGATGGAGTCCACACAAGAAAAATGTTCTTATAATACATGGTTTCAATGGAACCGAAAGTAAAACCCCTATGACTATACTTAGAAATGGTGAGTTAaacaaaaatatcaatcatGGTAGCTGAAGGTACcaatcaattattgaattattacTTTTAAATTGTACTTACCTTAGGTTTTCATCCACACATCCCAATATAACCATTTAATTTAAAAGGTTATCGACATTTTCACCATATAccataaatattcaatttacctttCAGCATATCTTTCCCGCCATGATTACAACATTTTTACGGTCGACTGGAAGCCTTTGACCAGATTTCCCTGCTACTTATCTGCTCTATCGAACACAAGACTGGTGGCGCAATGTACTGCGAAGTTATATGCTTTCATGATGGACAATGGGGCAGCAGCTGAAGACACAACTTGCGTTGGACATTCCTTGGGGGCCCACATTTGTGGCATGATCAGCAACCACCTCAACGTGAAACAACATCGGATAGTCGGTAAAAAATGGAAGCCATCatagaaattaaattttttaaatcGAACACAGAACGAAAAAAAATGATAAGTTCGGGAATCTTATTTTCGCAGGATTGGATCCTGCAAGGCCTCTGATAGATCGATACGCTGATAATGTGTGGATGTTGACAAGAGATGATGCCCACCAAGTACTCGTTGTACACACGAACGCTGGATTTTTGGGGGAGGTCAATCAAATTGGGCACGTTGATTTTTGCGTAAACGGGGGAAGAATGCAACCCGGCTGCAAGGGTCACAGATTAAGTTGGTGCACTTAtttcattaattaattaatagaaATAGAACCCTTTCTAATTATATTGGTCTAGTTTAAGTAAAATCGTTGTAATGCAATGATAATTGTGCTATCACTTTCTAAAATATTATTCGATCTTAACTtttggaattgaaataatacgcTGAACAGAAGcgatgaaaataaattgaatttaaatattttctcAGTCTAAACCGATATAATTCTTCATTGAATctgatttcattgatttttttcaattgcagGAAGATCTCGTTGTAGTCATTTCCAAAGTGCCTGTTACTTCGCAAACACAGTTCGTAAAACGAACTCTTCAATAGCTTATCCATGCAGCTCTGAATGTCCTAAAATGGACAGAAACCATTGGGGTATACTTTCACGAGAAGGCATTCCAATGGGTGAAGATACTCCCTACGGGTAAGAATGTGTTCAAAACTAGAAGCGATAAACTAAATATTTGTGTTTGCAGAGTGAGAGGAATGTATTGCATAGATACCAAATCCAACACAGACTGCCCCTTTGACTagtatttattttttaattcttatttattttgttttgaataaaatgTTATTTCCATGTTGTAGTATTTTCCTCAGCAATTTCGATTCCACAAATTGAAACTCAAAGTTTTTTCGAAACTCTATTTAAAAACTTTAATATCGAACTAATCTTAACAAAATCGTAAAACACAGGAACCACAACTGAACAAAATTAAACTTTACAAACAATATGAGAGAGGCAATCTTTGAGttttatgaatttctttttAAACTCGAGACCGCATCCCTTTGACAGTCTGAAATCTAGCAAGATTCTTTTTTCCATCTTGAAAATCGTTACTTTGAAAACCAGCTGATTCTTCATGTTATCCACTGTCGATATGGAAATctaaaatttgcaaaaaaaataatttcacaaCCTAAATATCTAATTCACAATAAGACCTACCGCACCCGAACCATCAATAGTCCAAGTGTAATGAAGGGCATCTAACACGGAACACAAAGATTCTGCAGTCTTTTCTTCAGTCTGCGTAGTAACGAAAAACCTGGTCATCCTTTGAATCAGATCACTGAAATTGTCCTGAAGAAAAGTTAGATCAGAAATTATGAACTCAAAGAAAAATGCACTGAATTACTTTAGTGATAGGAGTTTGTGTAAACTGTAACTCCGAACTAATTATGAGATGTTCATTATGTATAGGCTGTGAGAACCAGATGTTATCTTTCTTTTTGTTAGTTCTCGCCTGCTTATCAACAATATCTTCCAAACAAACAGGTCTTGTTGGAAGAATTGGTTGTGATAGTGTGACATAAGGAGATTCTCTATCTGTAGGCGCTTCCATCATTGAAGCTCTTCTTATGGCGTGTAGACCATTAGAGCCACTATCTGTAGAACTGTCAGGTTGATCTAAAATTTACATAATTTATGAAAGATTTGAATGAACCTTTAAAATAAATAACTGCTTATGCATCCATCAAATGCGAAAGATTAGCTAAGTGCATAATTGAACCTCTCACGATAAAGGAAATCAAAAATAGCTGTAACTCATACGGAGCATAAATGGGTCTTACTCATAAATAATgcgatttcaaaaaaaattcgtgaatactTCAGATCAGATAAAGGAGTTCCAGCTAAATGAAAAACCAATATTGCTGCATACAATATGAAACCAATCATTAGCCCAAACTGAGACATTATTTTGTATTCTCTGTAAACTTACTCTGTAACAGGAACTGATGTACGAAGATATTGAGAAGTTGGTGCTTTGGTAATTTAGCTTTATGtatacaaaaaaattcatacaaCCAAAATACCAAAGTAACAACAGCCCTAGGTTAAACATATATCCACAAGAGAAAGCATAaggaaaaaagaattaaaatgtGACGAAAAATTTTATAGGACCTTCTTACCGCAGGAGAAGTTGTATGTCATCCAAGGATGCTTGAGAATCTTTTCTAAGGAAATCCTCTTTAAAGGATTGATATCTAAAATCCTGGTCACTAAACTGAGAGGTGTGTTGCCAAGTCTATTCCAAGGACTACTTGTTAAATAATTTCCCTCCTTATATTGTGCAAACTCAGGATAATCTTCATGTGGGCAGTTCCATAACAACTCTAGGGAGAAAATTCTAACTTGAATTTGTTCCATTGGTTTTGTTTATCGACTAGTTCAGTAGAACGAATGTTtgatccaaataaattaaatcTGATTATTCTTATTTCTCACCTCCAGCTAACATAGCAACTAGAACACAGCCGCAGCTCCAAATATCTGCTGGTACAGCGTGGTAAGGACCAACAAGTATTTCAGGAGCTAAATATGGTTTAGTACCACatctgaaaaaaatagaaatgacCAAAATTTATTAGATGtgattatataattttttttactttttatcAAGCATTCTTTCCTTTCCTTTGTGCCTGAATAATGTTGCCATACCAAAATcagatattttcaatattccatTGTGTGAGAGCAGAATATTTTCAGGTTTTATATCTCTATGTGTGATCCCTTTAGAATGTAAATAAGACACACCTTTAACTAATTGTTTCATATAATTTTGTGCTTCCCGAGAAGGCATTCCAACTCCAGGTTCTACAAGAATATGTTATAAGATAAATGAATTAATGACTAATTAACTATAACATACCAATCTGCTGGAACAGTTCACCTCCAGGAGCATattccaaaaataaataaactctATTTGGTTCTTTCCGTAAACCAAAGTACCTTATAATATTCTCATGATTAAGGACAGAATGTATCCTAATTTCCCTAGTAATTGCCATCTCACTTCCTTTATATTTGGCAACATCCATGATTTTACAGGCTATTTTTTCCCTAGTTTTTCTATTTGCAATTAATCTTACTCTAAAAATACAATgtaaaataattcaaatcaatatagaaaaaaatagaTAACTTACTCCCCGAAAGCCCCCTCTCCTAATATTGTATTATAAATCAGCCAATCATCAACAAATTTTCTAACTCCTTTTTCGCTGGAATCACTTCCTTCTGATTCTACTATGGCACTCATTTTGGAAGAATCCCGATAGCTTTCTATTTTACAGGTATTTTAAGGGTATAAATAATACTGGAACTGGTAGAATCAATATGAATATCAGCAATTTGTTAGTCTTATCTACGAGTTTCTTCAGACAAAGCACTCCATTCTCATTAAAATCAAAGATGCATGTAAGAAGCACttcacaaaaaaataatttttcatagccTCCTATTACAATTTTAATATTCTGTTCATTTGATCTCCTATCGGTCCTATACTTATTCCAGTTTTAATTATCACAGATTGTTTCAATTAGCTGACCAAAAATCATTGCTGTATGTACAAAGGTTTCTATTAAGTATATTTATTGCAATTTTTGTTGATGTAACATGTTTCTGATCGATTTCAAGACAACGATCCATTTGCCGGGAAATATGATTCACAGAATTTCGAATTAGGTACCAACGTtataaaatgaaagaaaaataaaaatttgttcccagaaaaactcaaataaatttttttaaatttatccaTTTCTTCTCTTGATTCATTACTTTTTCATAATATTATAATGGCGGAAGATTATATGAGCTGAATTTGAGACATTCATCATCTTCTTCCCCTTTTGTATCTGAAGGAGGACGTGGTGGTTTGgtcataaaataataaattagtcCTCCGATAACTGCGTATGTTGCCATTGATACCTGTAATTAGTCATTTCCATTCTGAATGGAACTTTTGTTGAATTAAATTATGTATACACATACATGAGCTCTTCCTTTTATAGTTCTTCCATTGAAAATTTTACCGATTCCTTTTAATGAGGAACTTTCAGTATCCTTTTCATGTGACATCATTcgcaaaaaatcaatttctatatGACAAAAATTATTCGTTCCGTCAAAATCAATCCGCaagtttcaaattattttcagaattgcaTTTGAGTTGTTTATAAAGAAGAAGAAGTTTTTGATGTTTCTGATTCAATGTCACAAATGTCACTCACCAGTCTTTCTCCTTTATGCTCTTCCCTTGCATAGTTTCTTTTCGAGTGTTGGGCTTGTGAAAAATCCACCATGAAGGCTAAAGGAGAGGTTTGTAATCACATTTACTTGAATTTTTGTAGTTGTTTCACCATCATGCTTCCTCATATGTTGTATTCTAGGAATTAATTCAAATTGTTTTATATAAACTGAACAAAATGCGGTAAGGTACACGTGTTTTACTATTGAGGTTATCTTTGTTGCAGTTGAAGGAATATGAAGTCATTGGACGTAAATTGCCGTCCGAGAAGGAAAAAACTACCCCTCTTTACAAAATGAGGATTTTTGCTCCAGATCAAATTGTGGCGAAGTCTCGTTTCTGGTATTTCCTTAGACAACTTAAAAAGTTCAAAAAGTCGACTGGTGAAATTGTATCAGTCAAAAGGATAGCTGAGAAGTCccctttgaaaattaaaaatttcggAATCTGGTTGAGATATGACTCCAGATCTGGTACACACAACATGTACAGGGAATATAGGGACTTGACCGTTTCTGGGGCTGTAACCCAATGTTACAGAGATATGGGTGCTCGCCATAGAGCCAGAGCACATGCTATTCAAGTATGTTATTATTCAGGAGGGCGTTACTGATATACTCATAATGTTTTTGTTTCTAGATCATCAAGGTAGAAGTTGTTGCTGCTGCGGCTACCAGAAGGCCACAAGTGAAACAATTCCACGATTCAAAGATCAGGTTCCCATTACCAAAACGTATCCAACATAAATCTATGAATAGGTTCTCTGTACGCAAACCAAGGACCTATTTCCTTTAAGTTTTGTAAGTGCATACAATAAATAATCCAAGATTTAAATTTGGTTTTATGTATTTTCTTCCTTCAAACTATTCCAAGTAGTACAATTAAATCATTGTTGTATGTTTTGCTTTGGAAATCACATGCAAACATCGCAAGATCGAGgtatttctcaaatttattcgttATAattggtagaaaaaaaaatctaagcaaaaaattaaatattctgTCAATTCAGGTGAAACTGAAAAGGGATTGCGTTCTGTTAGCTTGGAATGttcatttctattatttacaGCAATTGCTTCTAGCTCAAGTTGAAAAGTAATGTATGTATTCCTGATGTGCTGTGCCATTTGGaataataggtttgttcgtagagtggtttgcaacggttgtgaactgtagaGAGAAAGTGCAATTCCATTTTAGCggagcgaaaatccatttgcgcttgttctctacagttcacaaccgttgcaaaccactctacgaacaaacctattattCCAAATGGCACAGCACATCAGGAATACATACATTACTTTTCACGATACAATGAAAAGATTGTTCATTGTATCGTGATTACTTTTCAACTTGTTGTGAACcgctctacgaacaagcctaatagTAACTATATTGCGTTTTCAACAAGGATGGTTTGAGTTTAGGTAATCAGGTCTGAATTCATATATAAACAAGTTACTTTGAAATCAGGGACTTAACCAGTTTTTTGTGTGCTGTACCAGatcttaaccctctaatacccaagtccgccttgagactggttgcatataagtggataaaaaattattctgcccatgttcGTCTtaagtataggttcattttgtgagtacaggtgttaatgtaaatcagttaactatttgcgaaaaaaagatgtagattatacataggctaatttgaaactatacggaaataattttgaaaaagaaaaaaacttgggcattagagggttaattcACTATTTGCTTCAACAGGAGTTTGGTGCAGTAATTAACTAGCTTTGTCAGTTCATGGATAGAAATAAGTTCATTTAGCAGTAAAAAAGTTATTCAATTGTTTATTTTGACTGAAAGGGCATCTTTAATGAAAGGAAAGATCACTCTacatgaattttcatcaaataatttAATGATAAAGCGGAATGTTCAATCTTAGATTGATAATTTTATCACACATCAATATTATAATGATTTAATGCATTTAAAATCTACACCTATATACTAAATACTTTTCTAGTTATCATTCAAAATGTATTGGATTACAAATGCTGAAATCAGTCCTTGAATGAGTTTCTCAAAAATATCTCAAAATTTTCCAATGGGATTATGTTTCATCTCAAGATATTcaccaataaataaataatttcgttTCCAAAAAAGCTACTAACAACTTGTTAGAAGCCactgaaatacaatttcatagtTTAACATTGATATTACAATCTTGTACATTATGACATGTTATTACTGATCAACCAACAATGTATTTATTCAAGTTATTCCAGCTGTAAGAATAATCAATCTTCAAATGACCATATTTGCTCAGTCCAAAGTTCTCAGGCTTCCTTATACTCTTTGGGTCATCATAAATTGGGTAATAAATATCTTCAGACTGTAACTTCTCCTCTACCTTACTGTAGATGCCTTGTTTGTGATATCCATAGGTATCGTATCTAAAATATTACCaagttatttttgaatttgcaCTATTTGCCTTTCTTACCCATCGCCATAGGCAAAACTTGAACTGCGGTCTCTACTACCGTATCTTGTTACCGGTGGGTTCTTCTTGCTTTTATTTCTGTTACGATGGTTTATCGACGAGTTGACTTGATTGTATGCTGGAACCCTTATTTCTGGAATTAAATGGAGGAATTATTAGTTTAATTTTCTGATCTATATTTGGTTTAATTCCTGGTTAAAAAATGAAGTAGGAAATTTGAGGGTATCtatctgaaatattcaagatggcggagTTATCATCCCAACAAGTTTAATATCGATCGAGCCCTGCATTGTAAAACGGTTTTGATTCTAATAGACAATGTCATCTGTGATTCTAACATTTTTAACTCATCTCGTAATATCTACTTCAGCTGCACATCAGATTGAATTGATCGGATACAAGATATATAATGAAACATGAATAATTAGCAAAACATGATCCACTTCGCTTCCTTAACATTCCACTTTCGCCAGTCAGAAGTTACCTCCCTGATGTATGTACATGTTTTTTTACAAGCTCATATTTACATTATTTTATGCAATAATGATTTTCCCTTTATGTAATATAgctaaaaaaatatttatcgcTCGATACGCGCATGGAAGAAGGAAATTAATTAAACATTCGTTATTTGCATAACGTAGGTACCTCTATTCCAACTTCGCTCCATTTTTAGACGACAATGTTTGTTGTCGCATATGTATCTGTTGGTACCATCCCCGTTATGTTTATATGGTACTGTGATTGAAGAATGTAAAAACAACACTAGCTGAATGTTAAACCGCGTTTTCCTGCGGTCAATCATGGGTTCAACAATCTTGTGAAGAGGAAATCACTAGGGATAGTCAGGAAGCGGATATTACTCTTTGTTCgtgaataataattcatttctTTATTGATATTTCTCCTAATTATTCATCATAATGAGCACCACATCAGGAATTCAatctattttttgaattatatacACGCATTGACGGTAAGGGTCGGTTAATACAGCtttactaagaactaatacctagGAAAGGGACCAATCGTAAGTTTACGCAGAGTAACTAAGAACTAATACTTAAGGAAGAGACCAATCGCATAGTCAGATAGCAAACACGTGCAcgccatctgccaattagattggtccctttcttagccattagttcttagtaactctgcataaactaaCCATATCGATATATAGAATTCATACTCATTTAACAATTTAACATGGAGTTGGTACTTGCTAGACGATCAGGAGGATGAAATTCATACCTTTGTTGTATAATATAAATGTATTTTAGCGAAAATTAACTCTAGAAGGGCGACCAATGGCTGCATATACCCTCAAATCCAGACCTGATGGCCATCTGATTACCCGATAGCCAATTATTACTTATTGCTAATCGATTTCATTACCTAATCATGCATCTATATGGTAAAGAAGAAGTAAATTTAATTTTGCGATTAACAAATAAATCCTTAACCTTGTGAAAAACGGATATCTAATGTAGTAATGTACAGAAATCAATTATCCCGCAATAGAGTCCCGAAGATCGTAAAAATTGACGATTGGCATCTTTCAAAGTCATCTATACACACGAAAACTGGTTTCGAATTCTTTAAACTAATTGACCCACTTACGATTGCCATTGTACGCTTCTAATTTATCGACTTTTATGCGATTTGAGGAAAACGAAGGTTGACCGACAGTTGAGCACCATTAGAAGGTGAAAGTGGGTGCATGTTAGATATGTTTACATATCATCTGAAAATTTAGAAAACGtatcatttattttaatattccTACGAAAAACAGAAAACCACTCGATCAACAGTTCATTGTTAGATTTAGATTCCTTTCATTACGTTGTTTGAAATTGCTTTAACTGATGTGAACTTCGCTCATTACAAAACTGATATTTTTCAGTTCTGTTAATGAATATTAGCCCAGGCAAATCAGAGTTTGGTTAAAAATCGCTAACAAGCTTGAAATATGTTCGAAAAAACGTTCAAAAAAAAGCTTGAAATAGTTTCAAAAAACGAAGGGCATCTCAAATAT
Above is a window of Coccinella septempunctata chromosome 5, icCocSept1.1, whole genome shotgun sequence DNA encoding:
- the LOC123314224 gene encoding lipase member H-A isoform X2, whose product is MRFLTWGLALFLTFDVNCVLGGIWNIYDLQYWRCLLKKTNQCPDNDIKFYLYTHDTGKTRMRIDIRNPYSLKLSGWSPHKKNVLIIHGFNGTESKTPMTILRNAYLSRHDYNIFTVDWKPLTRFPCYLSALSNTRLVAQCTAKLYAFMMDNGAAAEDTTCVGHSLGAHICGMISNHLNVKQHRIVGLDPARPLIDRYADNVWMLTRDDAHQVLVVHTNAGFLGEVNQIGHVDFCVNGGRMQPGCKGHRLRRSRCSHFQSACYFANTVRKTNSSIAYPCSSECPKMDRNHWGILSREGIPMGEDTPYGVRGMYCIDTKSNTDCPFD
- the LOC123314228 gene encoding uncharacterized protein LOC123314228, which produces MMSHEKDTESSSLKGIGKIFNGRTIKGRAHVSMATYAVIGGLIYYFMTKPPRPPSDTKGEEDDECLKFSSYNLPPL
- the LOC123314227 gene encoding 60S ribosomal protein L18a produces the protein MKAKGELKEYEVIGRKLPSEKEKTTPLYKMRIFAPDQIVAKSRFWYFLRQLKKFKKSTGEIVSVKRIAEKSPLKIKNFGIWLRYDSRSGTHNMYREYRDLTVSGAVTQCYRDMGARHRARAHAIQIIKVEVVAAAATRRPQVKQFHDSKIRFPLPKRIQHKSMNRFSVRKPRTYFL
- the LOC123314224 gene encoding phospholipase A1 isoform X1, with the protein product MKSIFDLWPTALCKQIIIICVLLRKCVLGGIWNIYDLQYWRCLLKKTNQCPDNDIKFYLYTHDTGKTRMRIDIRNPYSLKLSGWSPHKKNVLIIHGFNGTESKTPMTILRNAYLSRHDYNIFTVDWKPLTRFPCYLSALSNTRLVAQCTAKLYAFMMDNGAAAEDTTCVGHSLGAHICGMISNHLNVKQHRIVGLDPARPLIDRYADNVWMLTRDDAHQVLVVHTNAGFLGEVNQIGHVDFCVNGGRMQPGCKGHRLRRSRCSHFQSACYFANTVRKTNSSIAYPCSSECPKMDRNHWGILSREGIPMGEDTPYGVRGMYCIDTKSNTDCPFD
- the LOC123314222 gene encoding serine/threonine-protein kinase grp, which produces MSAIVESEGSDSSEKGVRKFVDDWLIYNTILGEGAFGEVRLIANRKTREKIACKIMDVAKYKGSEMAITREIRIHSVLNHENIIRYFGLRKEPNRVYLFLEYAPGGELFQQIEPGVGMPSREAQNYMKQLVKGVSYLHSKGITHRDIKPENILLSHNGILKISDFGMATLFRHKGKERMLDKKCGTKPYLAPEILVGPYHAVPADIWSCGCVLVAMLAGELLWNCPHEDYPEFAQYKEGNYLTSSPWNRLGNTPLSLVTRILDINPLKRISLEKILKHPWMTYNFSCDQPDSSTDSGSNGLHAIRRASMMEAPTDRESPYVTLSQPILPTRPVCLEDIVDKQARTNKKKDNIWFSQPIHNEHLIISSELQFTQTPITKDNFSDLIQRMTRFFVTTQTEEKTAESLCSVLDALHYTWTIDGSGAISISTVDNMKNQLVFKVTIFKMEKRILLDFRLSKGCGLEFKKKFIKLKDCLSHIVCKV